The nucleotide sequence tggacatggtgacgcaggggaatcatagggagcgtatcagtttttttattattgattcgcctgcgtttccagtggtgctggggactccctggttggcccggcacaatcctaaaatttcatggagacagggggttctccaggggtggtcagaggagtgttctggaaggtgtttgggagtttccattggtgccacgtcggtggagagtccagaccagggttccacggtgtgcattccccccgagtatgccgatttggcaatcgctttcagtaaagtgaaagcgactaaatgaccaccttatcgaccgggaagggattgtacgatagatctccaggtagacgctgcgcttcccaagagtcacgtgtacccgctgtcccaggaggaaacgttggcaatggagacatatgtcacggagtcgctgggacaggggtacattcggccctccatttcacccgtctcctcgagtttcttttttgtgaggaaaaaggagggaggtttgcgtccgtgtatcgattatagaggtctaaacgctatcacagtggggtatagttaccctctacctctcatcgctacggcggtggaatcgttccacggagcgcagttcttcacaaaactggacctcatgagcgcgtatagtctggtgcgtattcggaagggagatgagtggaaaaccgcatttagtactacatccggccactatgagtacctcgtcatgccgtatgggttaaagaatgctccagccgttttccaatcctttgtagacgagattctcagggacctgtgcgggcagggagtggttgtttatatcgatgacattctgatctactcggccactcacaccgcgcatgtgtctctggtgcgcaaagtgcttggtagactgctggagcatgacctatacgtcaaggctgagaaatgcgtgttctctaaacgagccgtctcttttctgggatatcgcatttccacctcgggggtggtgatggaggggaccgcattagggccgtgcgtaattggccgactccaaccacggtaaaggaggtgcagcggtttttgggttttgccaactactacaagaggtttatccggggttttggccaggtagcggctcccattacctcactgctgaaggggggcccggtgcggttgcagtggtcagcagaggcggacagagCATTCAACAGGTTGAAGGCACTGTTCactgatgcgcccgtgttggcacatccggacccctctctagcattcatagtggaggtggactcgtccgaggctggggtgggtgccgtgctatcacagcgctcgggtacgccaccaaaactccgcccctgcgctttcttctcaaggaagctcagcccagcggagcgtaactatgatgtgggggaccgggagttgctagcggtggttagagctctgaaggtgtggagacactggcttgagggggctaagcacccttttctcatctggaccgaccaccagaatctggagtatattcgggcagctaggagacttaacccacatcaggcaaggtgggccatgttcttcacccggttccggtttactttgtcttatagaccgggctcccagaacgtgaaggcagacgcactgtcccgcctttaTGACACCGAGGAGgggtccaccgaacctactcccatccttcccgcctctaagctggtagccccagtggtatgggaggtggactcggacatcgagcgggcgttacgggctgaacccgcgcctcctcagtgtccagcggggcgaaggtacgtgccgcttggtgttcgggacaaactgattcggtgggctcacgtcctaccctcctcgggtcaccctggggtgacgaggacagtggggagccttcaggggaggtattggtggcctacgttggttaaggacgttaagggttatgtctcctcttgctcagtgtgcgctcagagtaaggctcctaggcaccttcctagagggaagctacaacccctccccgttccacagcggccatggtcacatctgtccatagatttcctgaccgatctcccgccgtctcaggggaacaccgcggttctagtgattgtggatcggttttctaagtcctgccgtctcctcccgttgcccggtatccctacagccctgcagactgcggaggcattatttacccatgtctttcggcactacggggtgccggaggacatcgtttctgatcggggcccccaattcacgtctcgggtatggagagcgttcatggaacgcttgggggtctctgtcagcctgacctccggttatcaccccgagagtaatgggcaggtggagagattgaaccaggaggtgggtaggtttctgcggtcgtattgccaggatcggccaggggagtgggcacgatacattccctgggctgaaatggctcagaactcactacgccactcctctactaacgtgtccccttttcagtttgtgttggggtaccagccggtcctggcaccatggcatcagagccagaccgaggctcctgcggtggaggaatgggtacagcgctccaaggagacctggagggccgtccaggaatctctacgacaagcgagtggacggcagaagaggagtgctgaccgccaccgcagtgaggcccccgtgtttgtaccgggggacagggtctggctctcgacccgaaacctacctctccgcttgccctgccggaagctgggtccgcagtgtgctgcggccgtgctgctgctccagtttcaactgttctgccttattattattcgaccatgctggtcatttatgaacatttgaacatcttggccatgttctgttataatctccacctggcacagccagaagaggactggccaccccacatatgctctctctaattctctctttctttctctctctaggaggacctgagccctaggaccgtgccccaggactacctgacatgatgactccttgctgtccccagtccacctgaccgtgctgctgctccagtttcaactgttctgccttattattattggaccctgctggtcatttatgaacatttgaacatcttggccatgttctgttataatcttcacccggcacagccagaagaggactggccaccccacatagcctggttcctctctaggtttcttcctaggtttttgcctttctagagagttttccctagccaccattcttctacacctgcattgcttgctgtttggggttttaggctgggtttctgtacagcactttaagatatcagctgatgtacgaagggctatataaataactttgatttgatttgatttttaaaaagTGACAGTGCCAACCTGCAACAAGATTGAATTGACTACAGATCAAATATCGATTTTCATACACAATATGCATTTTATGTGTCTAATAATTAGACATTTAGCCATTTCTTTGTCAGTTGTTACTTTCCAATTCTTCCATCAATTGTTTTTAACAGCAGACTTTGCTTCACGTGTCCTTGTGAGGATTACAGACAATGACTGACCACATTTTTTCTAAATAATATTCCAAATGTCAAGATGGTTGATCTTTCTAAATATAAATGATTTACAAAACCATCTTATCTTTGTTGTTAAAAACATAGATATGTTATGTTCAAAAATGAAACTCTGATCAAGTCATCAACAAATAGTTATCTAGTAAGGACCATCTTTATtgagatacattttttttattatgcTATGCATAACATAGGCATATTCACCAAGCATCGACTACATGAAAAGTAATTCACGAGCACACAAGTTGTTTCTGCAATCATATCACCAATAATTATAATCACATCACAtcactaaataaataaaaaagaaccCATTTCAAAATCTATTCTCAAGTATACTGTCAGTTGTACCAAAACAACTCTTTACATAGGAATGCCAGTTAAACACCTCAGTGATCACAGTTGGTCAAATAAACCTCAAATCACTGCAAAAAAATATCTCCATCACCTCCCATATCTGTGCATTTCACGGACATCATCAACATAATTTGGGCACTACACTCCTGGAGATTCTTTAGTATTATTATAAACTATGAATAAATATCATTTTGTTATGCAATTCAAGATACAATCATTACACAAACTAATTCACTCACTAGTGTAATATCATCTGTATGATGACTGTATGACTACCAGCAAGGCATAACTTTGTTGTCATGAGTTCAGTGGCTGGAGTTCCGTTTCTGGAGAACTTTCAGCATGAGCTTGTGAGCATACGTGACCCCAAGACCCAAATCCATTCGGGCATTGACTGCACAAGTCGAAACTGGAAAAGAGAACACCAACAAGAGTCATGGTTAGTCGATAGTTTAAAATGGACCATGGCTACTAAATGTCTATCCCTCAACTCTACCAAGACCCATTTTAAATCAGCACTGATCTGTGTACCTGCAGTGTATGAGGCCAATAGCCTGTGGTTCTGTGTGAGATGCCCAGGGTGGAGATGGCATGACGGGCATACACGTCTGACTGCGGTATTAGCCACCCGCCTGCTGATGCTCCATGGGGCGCCACTTGGAAAGGTACCAGACTTTGCACAAAGACTCCCTGACGACCATATTCATGGTGCAGAGCACGGGAAAAGTTGTCAAGGTAAGcctgagagaaaaaaagagaagaaTCACAGCCATTTCAGTACAACAAAACAGTAGGCCACAACACATTTAAAACATGaatgtcatcacacacacacacacacctaatatggtgtatgtgtgtgtgtagaatctGACCGTAGACGCAGAGAGAGCAGCTTTGCTTGGAGAGGGTCTATAACATGCCCCAGAAGAGATGTTCACTACTGCTCCACGTCTCCTCTCTACCATGCCAGGTAGAACCAGGCGCGTCATCAGTGTGGTGGCAGCAATATTTCTGTTGATTACGTCCCATAACAGGTCTTCAGACAGGCCAGTAAAGTTTGGCGAGTTGCGAAGGGAGTCATCCACACAGTTAACTAGAAAGCCTATGTCTTTATCACGCAATGCATCTTTGACAGGCTTGCAAGCTTCATGGCCCTGACTGAAGTCTGCCACAAGCACCATTGTATCCACTCTGTGAGTCTCAGATATGGCCTTGGCTGTGTCACTGACACTGGCACCCTCTTTGCTTATCAGGATGATGCAGATGCCCTGCCTGGCAAGCTCCTCTGCATAGGCTTTCCCTATGGCCTCTGAAGCACCTGCAATACATGGGCATAGAAGTCATGATGAGAACCACAACATAAAAACCCTTTATGTGAACTGTGGAATTATTCTCTGTCTATTCTATTGCATTTACCTTACCATAAATGACAGCCCATTCACCAAAACGGCGGCC is from Oncorhynchus gorbuscha isolate QuinsamMale2020 ecotype Even-year linkage group LG14, OgorEven_v1.0, whole genome shotgun sequence and encodes:
- the hsdl1 gene encoding inactive hydroxysteroid dehydrogenase-like protein 1, giving the protein MAAVDSFELLYKEIARSCNSCVETLAVVGALYTASKAVVLVRDCYSFVRVHVLPRLMPSTRLGRRFGEWAVIYGASEAIGKAYAEELARQGICIILISKEGASVSDTAKAISETHRVDTMVLVADFSQGHEACKPVKDALRDKDIGFLVNCVDDSLRNSPNFTGLSEDLLWDVINRNIAATTLMTRLVLPGMVERRRGAVVNISSGACYRPSPSKAALSASTAYLDNFSRALHHEYGRQGVFVQSLVPFQVAPHGASAGGWLIPQSDVYARHAISTLGISHRTTGYWPHTLQFRLVQSMPEWIWVLGSRMLTSSC